From Parambassis ranga chromosome 9, fParRan2.1, whole genome shotgun sequence, the proteins below share one genomic window:
- the LOC114441670 gene encoding nuclear factor 7, brain-like isoform X2: MAERALFESFLSCHVCSETFKDPVTLSCSHSFCSSCLQKFWEQTKNKNCPICKRSSKYDPSINLSLKELADSFAQRKTSTEEEGEKQEEKKEEVVCDKHPEVPYWFCEDEQRAVCPVCEFSLHQTHKVVPVEQAVRDLKEQLRSDLKSLQDKRDKYKQVEDTYNEMSQHVKKQLLSTETQIRAEFNKLHQFLKEEEESRLAVLREEEEQKGKTLSREMKRIQQQMSSLSDSISAVEEELQKQQVSFLSSYKDTQSRARAQSSLSDPQLVSGALIDVAKHLGNLSFRVWEKMKDKVHFSPVILDPNTANGCLHLSDDLTSVRHGDTEQKLPDNPERHTKYPDVLGSEGFSSGKHSWEVEVGDHPDWIVGLVKESADKDAESASPEYGFWCLTHRSGKYTDGADKTVTVQKSLQRIRVQLDYDRGKVSFYNSEDMTHICTHRDTFTEKLLPYFSVGKSAGSTTTDIKVCQSEIRLLTSE; this comes from the exons ATGGCTGAGAGAGCTCTTTTTGAAAGTTTCTtgagctgccatgtttgttcagagactttcaaagatcctgtgactctgagctgcagccacagcttctgttcaagctgcctgcagaaattctgggaacaaactaaaaataaaaactgtccCATCTGTAAAAGATCATCAAAGTATGATCCATCTATTAACCTTTCTCTGAAAGAGCTGGCTGACTCCTTTGCTCAGAGGAAGACTTCAactgaggaagaaggagaaaagcaggaagagaagaaggaggaggtggtctgTGATAAACACCCAGAGGTACCTTACTGGttctgtgaggacgagcagagagctgtgtgtcctgtctgtgagttttctctgcaccagactcacaaagtggttcctgtagaacaagcagtcagagacctgaaggagcagctgagatctgacttaaagtctctgcaggacaagagggacaaatacaaacaagtggaggacacatacaatgaaatgtctcaacacgtcaagaagcagctgttgtccacagagacgcagatcagagcagagttcaacaagctccaccagttcctgaaagaggaagaggagtccagactggcagttctgagggaggaagaggagcagaaggggaagactctgagcagagagatgaagaggattcagcagcagatgtcctctctgtcagacagcatctctgctgttgaagaagagctgcagaaacagcaggtgtcattcctcagcagttataaagacactcagagcagagccagagcccagagctcactgtcagatccacagctggtctcaggagcactgatagatgtggccaaacacctgggcaacctgtccttcagagtctgggagaagatgaaggacaaggtccacttcagtcctgtcattctggacccaaacactgctAATGGatgtctccatctgtctgatgatctgaccagtgtgagacatggagacacagagcagaaacttcctgataatccagagagacACACTAAATATCCTGATGTTTTAGGCTCTGAGGGCTTCAGCtcagggaaacacagctgggaggtggaggtgggagatcatccTGACTGGATTGTGGGTTTAGTTAAAGAGTCAGCTGACAAGGACGCAGAGTCTGCTTCACCGGAATATGGATTCTGGTGTTTAACACATCGCAGTGGAAAATACACTGATGGTGCTGATaagactgtcacagttcagaagagtctccagaggatcagagtccagctggactatgacagggggaaggtgtccttctacaactctgaagacatgactcacatctgcactcacagagacactttcactgagaaactcCTCCCATATTTTAGTGTTGGAAAGTCTGCTGGTTCAACAACCACTGATATCAAagtgtgtcagtctgagatCAGGTTGTTGACCTCTGA GTGA
- the LOC114441670 gene encoding nuclear factor 7, brain-like isoform X1, which yields MAERALFESFLSCHVCSETFKDPVTLSCSHSFCSSCLQKFWEQTKNKNCPICKRSSKYDPSINLSLKELADSFAQRKTSTEEEGEKQEEKKEEVVCDKHPEVPYWFCEDEQRAVCPVCEFSLHQTHKVVPVEQAVRDLKEQLRSDLKSLQDKRDKYKQVEDTYNEMSQHVKKQLLSTETQIRAEFNKLHQFLKEEEESRLAVLREEEEQKGKTLSREMKRIQQQMSSLSDSISAVEEELQKQQVSFLSSYKDTQSRARAQSSLSDPQLVSGALIDVAKHLGNLSFRVWEKMKDKVHFSPVILDPNTANGCLHLSDDLTSVRHGDTEQKLPDNPERHTKYPDVLGSEGFSSGKHSWEVEVGDHPDWIVGLVKESADKDAESASPEYGFWCLTHRSGKYTDGADKTVTVQKSLQRIRVQLDYDRGKVSFYNSEDMTHICTHRDTFTEKLLPYFSVGKSAGSTTTDIKVCQSEIRLLTSE from the coding sequence ATGGCTGAGAGAGCTCTTTTTGAAAGTTTCTtgagctgccatgtttgttcagagactttcaaagatcctgtgactctgagctgcagccacagcttctgttcaagctgcctgcagaaattctgggaacaaactaaaaataaaaactgtccCATCTGTAAAAGATCATCAAAGTATGATCCATCTATTAACCTTTCTCTGAAAGAGCTGGCTGACTCCTTTGCTCAGAGGAAGACTTCAactgaggaagaaggagaaaagcaggaagagaagaaggaggaggtggtctgTGATAAACACCCAGAGGTACCTTACTGGttctgtgaggacgagcagagagctgtgtgtcctgtctgtgagttttctctgcaccagactcacaaagtggttcctgtagaacaagcagtcagagacctgaaggagcagctgagatctgacttaaagtctctgcaggacaagagggacaaatacaaacaagtggaggacacatacaatgaaatgtctcaacacgtcaagaagcagctgttgtccacagagacgcagatcagagcagagttcaacaagctccaccagttcctgaaagaggaagaggagtccagactggcagttctgagggaggaagaggagcagaaggggaagactctgagcagagagatgaagaggattcagcagcagatgtcctctctgtcagacagcatctctgctgttgaagaagagctgcagaaacagcaggtgtcattcctcagcagttataaagacactcagagcagagccagagcccagagctcactgtcagatccacagctggtctcaggagcactgatagatgtggccaaacacctgggcaacctgtccttcagagtctgggagaagatgaaggacaaggtccacttcagtcctgtcattctggacccaaacactgctAATGGatgtctccatctgtctgatgatctgaccagtgtgagacatggagacacagagcagaaacttcctgataatccagagagacACACTAAATATCCTGATGTTTTAGGCTCTGAGGGCTTCAGCtcagggaaacacagctgggaggtggaggtgggagatcatccTGACTGGATTGTGGGTTTAGTTAAAGAGTCAGCTGACAAGGACGCAGAGTCTGCTTCACCGGAATATGGATTCTGGTGTTTAACACATCGCAGTGGAAAATACACTGATGGTGCTGATaagactgtcacagttcagaagagtctccagaggatcagagtccagctggactatgacagggggaaggtgtccttctacaactctgaagacatgactcacatctgcactcacagagacactttcactgagaaactcCTCCCATATTTTAGTGTTGGAAAGTCTGCTGGTTCAACAACCACTGATATCAAagtgtgtcagtctgagatCAGGTTGTTGACCTCTGAGTGA
- the LOC114441679 gene encoding zinc-binding protein A33-like — MAERALFESFLSCHVCSETFKDPVTLSCSHSFCSSCLQKFWEQTKNKNCPICKRRSSKEDPSINLSLKELADSFAQRKTNSSTEEEGEKQEETKKNEVVCDKHPEVPYWFCEDEQRAVCPVCEFSLHQTHKVVPVEQAVRDLKEQLRSDLKSLQDKRDKYKQVEDTYNEMSQHVKKQLLSTETQIRAEFNKLHQFLKEEEESRLAALREEEEQKGKTLSREMKRIQQQMSSLSDSISAVEEELQKQQVSFLSSYKDTQSRARAQSSLSDPQLVSGALIDVAKHLGNLSFRVWEKMKDKVHFSPVILDPNTADRELYLSDDLTSVRRGDTEQKLPDNPERHTCCVTVLGSEGFSSGKHSWEVKVGDHPDWIVGLVKESADKDAEFASPEYGIWSFLHRDGKYTTGTGETVTVQKSLQRIRVQLDYDRGEVSFYNSEDMTQICTHRDTFTEKLLPYFNIGKSAGSTTTDIKVCQSEIRLLTSE; from the coding sequence ATGGCTGAGAGAGCTCTTTTTGAAAGTTTCTtgagctgccatgtttgttcagagactttcaaagatcctgtgactctgagctgcagccacagcttctgttcaagctgcctgcagaaattctgggaacaaactaaaaacaaaaactgtcccATCTGTAAAAGAAGATCCTCAAAGGAAGATCCATCTATTAACCTTTCTCTGAAAGAGCTGGCTGACTCCTTTGCTCAGAGGAAGACTAACAGTTCAactgaggaagaaggagaaaagcaggaagagacgAAGAAGAATGAGGTGGTCTGTGATAAACACCCAGAGGTACCTTACTGGttctgtgaggacgagcagagagctgtgtgtcctgtctgtgagttttctctgcaccagactcacaaagtggttcctgtagaacaagcagtcagagacctgaaggagcagctgagatctgacttaaagtctctgcaggacaagagggacaaatacaaacaagtggaggacacatacaatgaaatgtctcaacacgtcaagaagcagctgttgtccacagagacgcagatcagagcagagttcaacaagctccaccagttcctgaaagaggaagaggagtccagactggcagctctgagggaggaagaggagcagaaggggaagactctgagcagagagatgaagaggattcagcagcagatgtcctctctgtcagacagcatctctgctgttgaagaagagctgcagaaacagcaggtgtcattcctcagcagttataaagacactcagagcagagccagagcccagagctcactgtcagatccacagctggtctcaggagcactgatagatgtggccaaacacctgggcaacctgtccttcagagtctgggagaagatgaaggacaaggtccacttcagtcctgtcattctggacccaaacactgctgACAGAGAGCTCTATCTGTCTGATGATTTGACCAGTGTGAGACgtggagacacagagcagaaacttcctgataatccagagagacacacttgttgtgtcactgttttaggctctgagggcttcagctcagggaaacacagctgggaggtgaAGGTGGGAGATCATCCTGACTGGATTGTGGGTTTAGTTAAAGAGTCAGCTGACAAGGACGCAGAGTTTGCTTCACCGGAATATGGGATCTGGAGTTTTTTGCATCGTGATGGAAAATACACTACTGGAACTGGTGAGACCGTCACAGTTCAGAAGAgtctccagaggatcagagtccagctggactatgacaggggggaggtgtccttctacaactctgaagacatgactcagatctgcactcacagagacactttcactgagaaactcCTCCCATATTTTAATATTGGAAAGTCTGCTGGTTCAACAACCACTGATATCAAagtgtgtcagtctgagatCAGGTTGTTGACCTCTGAGTGA
- the LOC114441606 gene encoding zinc-binding protein A33-like has protein sequence MAERALLESFLSCHVCSETFKDPVTLSCSHSFCSSCLQKFWEQTKNKNCPICKRRSSKEDPSINLSLKELADSFAQRKTNSSTEEEGEKQEETKKNEVVCDKHPEVPYLFCLDEQRAVCPVCEFSLHQTHKVVPVEQAVRDLKEQLRSDLKSLQDKRDKYKQVEDTYNEMSQHVKKQLLSTETQIRAEFNKLHQFLKEEEESRLAALREEEEQKGKTLSREMKRIQQQMSSLSDSISAVEEELQKQQVSFLSSYKDTQSRARAQSSLSDPQLVSGALIDVAKHLGNLSFRVWEKMKDKVHFSPVILDPNTAHRELYLSDDLTSVRRGDTEQKLPDNPERHTKYGTVLGSEGFSSGKHSWEVEVGDHPAWIVGLVKESADKDERSASPKYGCWCLLHRSGKYTNGAGETVTVQKSLQRIRVQLDYDRGEVSFYNSEDMTHICTHRDTFTEKLLPYFNIGKSAGSTTTDIKVCQSEIRLLTSE, from the coding sequence ATGGCCGAGAGAGCTCTTCTTGAAAGTTTCTtgagctgccatgtttgttcagagactttcaaagatcctgtgactctgagctgcagccacagcttctgttcaagctgcctgcagaaattctgggaacaaactaaaaacaaaaactgtcccATCTGTAAAAGAAGATCCTCAAAGGAAGATCCATCTATTAACCTTTCTCTGAAAGAGCTGGCTGACTCCTTTGCTCAGAGGAAGACTAACAGTTCAactgaggaagaaggagaaaagcaggaagagacgAAGAAGAATGAGGTGGTCTGTGATAAACACCCAGAGGTACCTTATTTGTTCTGTCTGgacgagcagagagctgtgtgtcctgtctgtgagttttctctgcaccagactcacaaagtggttcctgtagaacaagcagtcagagacctgaaggagcagctgagatctgacttaaagtctctgcaggacaagagggacaaatacaaacaagtggaggacacatacaatgaaatgtctcaacacgtcaagaagcagctgttgtccacagagacgcagatcagagcagagttcaacaagctccaccagttcctgaaagaggaagaggagtccagactggcagctctgagggaggaagaggagcagaaggggaagactctgagcagagagatgaagaggattcagcagcagatgtcctctctgtcagacagcatctctgctgttgaagaagagctgcagaaacagcaggtgtcattcctcagcagttataaagacactcagagcagagccagagcccagagctcactgtcagatccacagctggtctcaggagcactgatagatgtggccaaacacctgggcaacctgtccttcagagtctgggagaagatgaaggacaaggtccacttcagtcctgtcattctggacccaaacactgcacacagagagctctatctgtctgatgatctgaccagtgtgagacgtggagacacagagcagaaacttcctgataatccagagagacACACTAAATATGGCACTGTTTTAGGCTCTGAGGGCTTCAGCtcagggaaacacagctgggaggtggaggtgggagatcatccTGCCTGGATTGTGGGTTTAGTTAAAGAGTCAGCTGACAAGGATGAAAGGTCTGCTTCACCAAAGTATGGATGCTGGTGTTTATTACATCGCAGTGGAAAATACACTAATGGTGCTGGTgagactgtcacagttcagaagagtctccagaggatcagagtccagctggactacgacaggggggaggtgtccttctacaactctgaagacatgactcacatctgcactcacagagacactttcactgagaaactcctcccatattttaacattggaaagtctgctggttcaacaaccactgatatcaaagtgtgtcagtctgagatCAGGTTGTTGACCTCTGAGTGA
- the LOC114440754 gene encoding zinc-binding protein A33-like: MAERALLESFLSCHVCSETFKDPVTLSCSHSFCSSCLQKFWEQTKNKNCPICKRRSSKEDPSINLSLKELADSFAQRKTNSSTEEEGEKQEETKKNEVVCDKHPEVPYWFCEDEQRAVCPVCEFSLHQTHKVVPVEQAVRDLKEQLRSDLKSLQDKRDKYKQVEDTYNEMSQHVKKQLLSTETQIRAEFNKLHQFLKEEEESRLAALREEEEQKGKTLSREMKRIQQQMSSLSDSISAVEEELQKQQVSFLSSYKDTQSRARAQSSLSDPQLVSGALIDVAKHLGNLSFRVWEKMKDKVHFSPVILDPNTAHRELYLSDDLTSVRRGDTGQKLPDNPERNNKYSDVLGSEGFSSGKHSWEVEVGDLPDWFVGLVKESADKDTESASPKYGFWCLLHRSGKYTNGAAETVTVQKSLQRIRVQLDYDRGEVSFYNSEDMTQICTYRDTFTEKLLPYFNIGPSAGSTTTDIKVCQSEIRLLTSE, encoded by the coding sequence ATGGCTGAGAGAGCTCTTCTTGAAAGTTTCTtgagctgccatgtttgttcagagactttcaaagatcctgtgactctgagctgcagccacagcttctgttcaagctgcctgcagaaattctgggaacaaactaaaaacaaaaactgtcccATCTGTAAAAGAAGATCCTCAAAGGAAGATCCATCTATTAACCTTTCTCTGAAAGAGCTGGCTGACTCCTTTGCTCAGAGGAAGACTAACAGTTCAactgaggaagaaggagaaaagcaggaagagacgAAGAAGAATGAGGTGGTCTGTGATAAACACCCAGAGGTACCTTACTGGttctgtgaggacgagcagagagctgtgtgtcctgtctgtgagttttctctgcaccagactcacaaagtggttcctgtagaacaagcagtcagagacctgaaggagcagctgagatctgacttaaagtctctgcaggacaagagggacaaatacaaacaagtggaggacacatacaatgaaatgtctcaacatgtcaagaagcagctgttgtccacagagacgcagatcagagcagagttcaacaagctccaccagttcctgaaagaggaagaggagtccagactggcagctctgagggaggaagaggagcagaaggggaagactctgagcagagagatgaagaggattcagcagcagatgtcctctctgtcagacagcatctctgctgttgaagaagagctgcagaaacagcaggtgtcattcctcagcagttataaagacactcagagcagagccagagcccagagctcactgtcagatccacagctggtctcaggagcactgatagatgtggccaaacacctgggcaacctgtccttcagagtctgggagaagatgaaggacaaggtccacttcagtcctgtcattctggacccaaacactgcacacagagagctctATCTGTCTGATGATCTGACCAGTGTGAGACGTGGAGACACAGGGCAGAaacttcctgataatccagagagaaACAATAAATATTCTGATGTTTTAGGCTCTGAGGGCTTCAGCtcagggaaacacagctgggaggtggaggtgggagatctTCCTGACTGGTTTGTGGGTTTAGTTAAAGAGTCAGCTGACAAGGACACAGAGTCTGCTTCACCAAAATATGGATTCTGGTGTTTATTACATCGCAGTGGAAAATACACTAATGGTGCTGCTGAGACCGTCACAGTTCAGAAGAgtctccagaggatcagagtccagctggactaTGACAGGGGGGAGGTGTCCTTCTACAACTCTGAAGACATGACTCAGATCTGCACTtacagagacactttcactgagaaactcCTCCCATATTTTAACATTGGACCGTCTGCTGGTTCAACAACCACTGATATCAAagtgtgtcagtctgagatCAGGTTGTTGACCTCTGAGTGA
- the LOC114440758 gene encoding nuclear factor 7, brain-like: MAEKIVLVENYLSCHVCSETFKDPVTLSCSHSFCSSCLQKFWEQTKNKNCPICKRRSSMDNILINFTLKELADSFAGRQKPESSEVKKEVLMVVCHKHPEEPKLFCEDEQRAVCPVCEFSLHQTHKVVPVEQAVRDLKEQLRSDLKSLQDKRDKYKQVEDTYNEMSQHVKKQLLSTETQIRAEFNKLHQFLKEEEESRLAALREEEEQKWKTLSREMKRIQQQMSSLSDSISAVEEELQKQQVSFLSSYKDTQSRARAQSSLSDPQLVSGALIDVAKHLGNLSFRVWENMKDKVHFSPVILDPNTAHRCLYLSDDLTSVRNGDTKQKLPDNPERHTKYVNVLGSEGFSSGKHSWEVEVGDHPAWSVGLAKESVDKDAELASPKYGFWCLTHHSGKYTNGDDKTVTVQKSLQRIRVQLDYDRGEVSFYNFEDMTHICTYRDTFTEKLLPYFSLGKSAGSTTTDIKVCQSEIRLLTSE, translated from the coding sequence ATGGCTGAGAAGATTGTTCTTGTTGAAAACTACCTGAGCTGCCATGTGTGTTCAGAGACTTTCAAAGATcctgtgactctgagctgcagccacagcttctgttcaagctgcctgcagaaattctgggaacaaactaaaaacaaaaactgtcccATCTGTAAAAGAAGATCATCAATGGATAATATATTAATTAATTTCACTCTGAAGGAACTGGCTGACTCGTTTGCTGGGAGACAGAAACCTGAATCATCAGAGGTGAAAAAGGAGGTGTTAATGGTGGTCTGTCATAAACACCCAGAAGAACCTAAACTGttctgtgaggacgagcagagagctgtgtgtcctgtctgtgagttttctctgcaccagactcacaaagtggttcctgtagaacaagcagtcagagacctgaaggagcagctgagatctgacttaaagtctctgcaggacaagagggacaaatacaaacaagtggaggacacatacaatgaaatgtctcaacacgtcaagaagcagctgttgtccacagagacgcagatcagagcagagttcaacaagctccaccagttcctgaaagaggaagaggagtccagactggcagctctgagggaggaagaggagcagaagtggaagactctgagcagagagatgaagaggattcagcagcagatgtcctctctgtcagacagcatctctgctgttgaagaagagctgcagaaacagcaggtgtcattcctcagcagttataaagacactcagagcagagccagagcccagagctcactgtcagatccacagctggtctcaggagcactgatagatgtggccaaacacctgggcaacctgtccttcagagtctgggagaatatgaaggacaaggtccacttcagtcctgtcattctggacccaaacactgcacacagatgTCTCTATCTGTCTGATGATCTGACCAGTGTGAGAAATGGAGACACAAAGCAGAaacttcctgataatccagagagacACACTAAATATGTCAATGTTTTAGGCTCTGAGGGCTTCAGCtcagggaaacacagctgggaggtggaggtgggagatcatccTGCCTGGAGTGTGGGTTTAGCTAAAGAGTCAGTTGACAAGGACGCAGAGTTGGCTTCACCAAAATATGGATTCTGGTGTTTAACACATCACAGTGGAAAATACACTAATGGTGATGATaagactgtcacagttcagaagagtctccagaggatcagagtccagctggactatgacaggggggaggtgtccttctacaactttgaagacatgactcacatctgcacttacagagacactttcactgagaaactcCTCCCATATTTTAGTCTTGGAAAGTCTGCTGGTTCAACAACCACTGATATCAAagtgtgtcagtctgagatCAGGTTGTTGACCTCTGAGTGA